In the genome of Candidatus Desulfofervidus auxilii, the window ACAATATTAGATTTAAGTTTGGTTTTATGCCCACAGTTGTTTTCTCCTTTGCTTCAGCTTTAGGTTTTGGTTTGGCTCTTATTATCATGGCAGGTATTAGAGAAAGATTTCATTACGCTAGGATACCAAAGTGTTTTCAAGATACAAGTATTGGTTTGATTACAGCAGGACTAATAGGACTTTCATTCTTTGCTTTTGCAGGATTAGCTAAATAATTAAAAGAGGTTGTAAATATGGAGGTATTAAGTGCAACCATTTATCCAATGTTAGTAATGGGGGGATTAGCTGCTATTTATGCACTTGGTTTAGGTATTGCTTCAAAGGTATTTTATGTATATGTGGATCCACGTATAGGACAAGTAGAGGAGTTGTTAGGAGGGGCAAATTGTGGTGGTTGTGGTTATGCAGGTTGCTCAGATTGTGCAGCAGCAATTGTAGAAGGTAAAGCACCAGTTAATGCTTGTGTAGCTGTTGGTCCTGATAAATGGGAGGCAATAGCTAAAATTTTGGGAAAAACTGTTGAAGCAGGTGAAAGAAAAGTGGCATATATTATGTGTCGTGGTGATAGACAAAAAGCAAAAAGGCGCTTTCAATATATGGGGATTGAGGATTGTCGTGCTGCTGCATTAGTGTCAGGTGGAGATAAAGAATGTCAATATGGATGCTTAGGTTTAGGTACATGTGTAAAGAATTGTCCATTTGGTGCTTTAAGCATGGGTGAAAATGGTATTCCAGTAGTAGATCGAGACAAATGTACAGGTTGTGGTACATGTACAAGGGTATGTCCAAGAGGAGTACCTAAGTTAATACCAGAATCCCAAAAAATAGCTACTGTATGTAATTCCCATGATGGCCCTCCAATTGTAAAGAAACTTTGTGAAGTAGGATGTTTAGGTTGTGGTGTATGTAAAAAAGTTTGTCCAGAAAAGGCAATCACAATTGAAAATAATCTTTCAGTGGTTGATCCAAGTAAATGCACATTGTGTGGAAAATGCATAGAAAAATGTCCAACTGGTGCTATTCAACAAATATTGCCTGCATAAATTAGGAGTTTATTATGCCCCAAAAAATATTAGTGGCTATTGATGGTTCAGAACCTTCTATGAAGGCAGTAAGATATGTAGGTGAGACATTAGGGTGCAAGGATACAAAAATAACTTTATTTTCAGTTTTACCTGAGATGCCTAAAGAATTGGATGATTTATTAGGTCCAGATTATGTAAGTGTTGTGCCTCATATAAAGGAAAGGTTAGGTGATTTAGAACAAATAAGGTTAAAACAAGAAGAAGAAATGAAAAAGGCTTTGGAAAAAGCTAAAGACTTACTTAAAGAAATTGGTGTTCCAGAAAAAAATATAGAAATAGCAGTTAGGAGAAAAAAAGAAGGTATTGCTAAAGATATTTTACGTGAAGTTGAAAGTGGGGGTTATGATACAGTTGTTGTTGGTAGGCGGGGTATAACAGGGGCATTTTTCTTTGGTAGTGTTTCAGATAAGGTTGTAAAATATGCACATAACTGTGCAGTTTGGGTCATAGATTAATATGGAAATAAAAAAAGAAAGAGGAGTTGTTGTCAGTATTTCAGGGGAAAAGGCTAAAATAAAATTAAAGAGAAGTATGGCTTGTGAAGGATGTCCAGGTGAAGGTTTATGTAGCATGTTAAGCAAAAGATATATGATGCTTGAAGCAGAAAATCCTATTGGTGCTATTCCTGGTCAAGAAGTAATTGTTTCCATACAAGCAGAAAGAGAGTTAAAAGCATCTTTTATTATATATGCTATTCCTACAATAAGTTTATTTATAGGTGGATTTTTAGGACACTATTTAAAATTATGGGGAAATGCTGATGCTTCTGCTGCACTTTTTTCTATAATATTTTTGGCTTTATCATTTTTAGGAATTAAAGAATATAGCAAAAAGTTTTCTTTTAGACCTGTAATTACAAAAATTTTGGCAAAATAACGGGAGGGAGTAATGAAAGAATATCTAAAGGATTTAAATAATTATTTAGATAGAAGGCATTTTTTAAAAACTTTAGGTATATTAAGTATAAGTCTTTTTGTACCTAAATCTTTTTCAGCCCCTTTAGAAATCATAAAGTTCAATAAAAAACTCTATAAATTAGAGGAGACACAAGCTTTAATGGGTACTTTTGTGACAATTACTGTTCTTGATCCCTCCCGTACAAAAGCTGAAGAAGCTATTGCAAAGGGATTTAATGAAATAAAAAGATTAATTAATATATTTAATCGTTTTTCTGATGGTACGGTTGTTAGTGAATTAAATAAAAAAGGTATTGTTAAATATATACCAACTGAGATGAAAACAGTTATAGAAAAATCTTTTCATTATTATAATCTTACTTATGGCAATTTTGATATTACAGTTAAGCCTTTAGTAGATTTATTTAAAGAAACATTTGCATCTACTGGTAATCCTCCAAGTTTAAAACAGGTTAAAGATGCTTTAAATTTAATAGGAATGGAAAAAATTTCTTATCGTGATAAAGAGATAAAATTTCTTAAAACAGGGATGGGTATTACTTTAGATGGTATTGCAAAGGGTTATATTGTGGATAGGGTAGCATTATTGATGAAAAAATTAAAGGTCACTCATGCCCTTATTAATGCAGGTGGTGATATTAGAGCAGTAGGTAAAAAGAGTTGGCGGATTGCCATTCGTGATCCATTTGATCATCAAAAATATGTAGATATAATTGAGCTTAAAGAAAATGCTATTGCTACCTCTGGAAATTATGAAGTATATTTTGATAGGGAAAAGATTTATCATCATATTGTTAATCCTCACACAGGTTATTCTCCTACAAAAGTTGTAAGTGTAAGCATTGTAGCAAAAAGTACCATTGAGGCTGATGCACTTTCAACAGCAGTATCGGTTTTTGGCCCTATAAAGGGAAAACACTTTATAGAAAAATTACCTAACATTGAAGGGCTAATTATTACCAAAAATAATTTAAAACTATATAGTCGTGGTTGGAAATCATATGCTTAAATGGAGGAAAAAATGGCTTTTATTGTTACTTATATAATACTTTTGCTATTTTGGATTTCTATTTCTGGTCATTTTGATGTATGGCATTTTGGTTGGGGAATTATTTGCTGTGGTTTAGTAGCTTATCTTTCAAATGATTTACTATTTAAAGACATTAGGTCAAAAGACAAACCAAAAGAAGTGATTAACTTTATATTCTATATACCTTGGCTTCTATATCAAATTATATTGGCTAATATTCATGTTGCTAAACTTGCTTTACATCCAAAAATGCACGAATTGATTGATCCACATATAATTAAATTTAAGACAAAATTGAAAAAGGAACTTGCCCAAGTAACATTTGCCAATTCTATTACCCTTACACCTGGAACTATTACAATTCTTATAAAAGATGGATATTTTTATGTCCATGGTATTGACAGGGCTGTGCAAGAGGAGCTTCCAGGAGAAATGGAAGAGAGGATAGCTAGAGTATATCTGGAGGAATAGAATGGAATCATTCTTTATTGGTGTAGGAATATATTTGGGAGTTTTAATCTTTATTTGTTTCTATCGTATTGCTTTTGGTCCTACTGTTTATGACAGAGTTATTAGTGTTAGTTTTATTGGTACTATGACAGTGGTTTTGCTTGTTCTTATGGGTTTTATCTTTAAGAGAATAGATATGTTTGTAGATATTTCACTTATGTATGCTCTTTTGAATTTTATTGGAACTTTGGTCTTTGCTAAGTATTTTGTCAAAAAGAAGGGGGCTAAATAAATGGAATTAATTGTTAAAATTCTATTAATACTAAGTTTATTTTTCTTTACAACAGCAACAATTGGTTTTTTACGTTTTCCAGATTTTTACTCTCGTATGCATGCTACAGGTAAAGGTGATACATTAGGCATTCTTTTAGCCTTATTGGGTCTTGCTATTTATCATCTAGAACATGATTTTTCTTGGCCAGGTATAGTTATAGCTATAAAACTTATTTTTATTGCTGTTTTTTGGTTCCTTGGTGGCCCAACGGCTACCCATGCTTTATTACGTTCAGCTTTTGATACTGGAATAATGCCTTGGACAAAAGATGGAAGGCCTGTTATTGAATGGCCACCAAAAAGGGGGAGATAATGATTTGGCAATTTGATTTAGTGTTGTTAATTTTAGCTGTTTTAGCAGCCATAGCTGCTATTGAAGTGAGAGATCTCTTCGCAGCTGCTGTTTTTCTTGGTGTGTTTAGTTTTATCATGTGTATGGTTTGGACAGAGATGGGCTCAGTAGATGTTGCTTTTACAGAAGCAGCAGTAGGAGCAGGAGTAAGTACTGCCTTTTTTATTGCTGCTGTTTATAAAACTACAAGGAGGACAAAAGATTGATTAAAAAAATTGTTTCCATTTTAATTGCTATTTTAGCTACATCTGCCTTATTAGTAGGAGTAAAGGATTTTCCTAATTGGGCAGACCCAAATCAACCTGCATCAGTGCATGTTTCACCTCGTTATATTGAAAAAACAGTTGAAGAGACAGCTGTGCCAAATATAGTGACTGCAGTTCTCGCTGATTACAGAGGCTATGATACCATGTTTGAAACAGCAGTAATTTTTACTGCAGGTGTGGCAGTAATGATGCTTTTAAGGAGGCCATATAAAAAATGATTAGTAGATGGGAAGATATAATTATTGAAACCCTTTCCCGTTTTCTGATCCCATTTATGCAAACTTATAGTCTTTATGTGCTTGCGCATGGTCATGGCAGTCCAGGTGGAGGTTTTCAGGGAGGATGTATTTTTGCTGCCTCCTTTGTACTTATGGTTATTGCCTATGATATATTTGAAGCAAAAAAGCGCTTTTCAGAAAAAATAAATGGTGTATTTTGTGCCCTTGGGGTGTTCATTTATGCAGGAATTGGCTGGCTTTGTCTCCTTTTAGGTGGAAACTTTTTAGATTATGGAAAACTAAGTAAAATTCTTCCTACTGATCCTATTATGGCTAGATATTATGGTATGGCTGGTATTGAAACAGGTGTGCAGATTACTGTAATGGCAATTATGGTTTCTATATTTCTTGATTTAGTTACAGCAGGGAGGCATGAAGAGGCTATGGAGGAAGAGGATGTGGGAAGTGATTCTAAGTAAATATAACTATTGGATTTATGCATTTATGCTTATGATTGGCTTTTATGCTATGATGGCTAAAAATAATCTTTTAAAAAAGCTCATTGGTATGAATATCTTCCAATGGGCTTTAATCTTTTACTTTATTTCTATTGGTGCAAAAAAAGGTGGAACTGTTCCAATTATTCCTGAACATGGACATGGTGAACATCACTTGGTTGTTCATGCAATTGATTATATAAATCCCTTGCCACATGTCCTCATGCTGACAGCTATTGTTGTTGGTGTGGCCACAACAGGTATTGCCCTTGCTTTGCTAATCATGATTTATAGAAGATATGGTACTTTAGAAGAAGATGAAATTATAGAGGAGTTGAAAAAGTGATTGAACAATTCCCAGCTCTAATCGTTGTTACACCTTTAATTATGTCTTTTATTCTTTTTGCTGTTAGTTGGTGGAATAAAAGACTATGTTTTCCTATCCTTATTCTTACTCTTTCTGCCTGTATAGTTTTTGCTATTGGTATCCTTGATACTGTAATAAAACAAGGTAAACCTATTCATTATTATCTTGGTGGTTGGGATCCCCCTTGGGGTATTGAATATGTAATAGATCATTTAAATGCATTAGTATTGGTGGCTGTAGCTGTTGTAGCTTGGTTGGTTGCTATTTATTCCAAAAGTGCTGTAGAAAAAGAATTACATGAATCAAAACTGCCTCAATTTTATACTCTTTTTCTTCTTCAAGTAACAGGGCTTTTTGGTATTACTGCCACTGGTGATATGTTTAACCTCTATGTACTTTTAGAAATTGCCTCTTTCTCTGCATATGCTATCATTGCTATGGGAGAAAGGGGTGCGGATTTTGCTGCTTTTCGTTATGTAATCTTTGGTACAATTGGTGCTTGTGCTTATCTTTTAGGAGTAGGTTATCTTTATATCCTTACTGGCTCACTTAATATGGCAGATTTGTCTCATCTAATACCAAAATTATTTTATAATAAAGCATTGCTTGTTGGTTTTGCCTTTTTCTTAGTAGGTGTAGGCATAAAAATGGGTATCTTTCCAGTACATTTTTGGTTACCAGATGCATATACTTTGGCTCCTTCAGCTGTAAGTGCTTTACTTGCTCCATTGTTTACTAAAGTTGGTGCCTATGTAATTATAAGGATTATGTTTACTGTCTTTGATCCATCTTTTTCCATAAAACTTTATCCAGTAATGGATATATTAGGCTGGATAGCAGCTGTTGGTATAATATTTGCCTGTATTATGGCACTTGCTCAATCTGATTTGAAACGAATGTTTTGCTACCTAATTGTAGCAGAAATGGGTTATATTGTAATAGGCATTGCTTCTGGTAATCGGCTTGGTCTAACTGGAGCTATTTTACACATTATTAATGATATGTTTATGATGGCTTGCCTTTTCACTGTAGCTGGTGCCATCATGTATCAAATGGGTACAAGAAATATCTATGAATTTCGTTACTTACATAGAACAATGCCTATTACTTTGGCTGTCTTTGTTGTGGGGGCGCTTTCTGTAGTTGGTGTGCCACCTGCATGTGGATTTTTTAGCAAGTGGTATCTCATTTTAGGTACTATTCAAGCAAAGAAATGGTTATTATTGTTTGTACTTTTAGCTAGCAGTTTGATTAATGCTGTTTTATTTTTCCGTGTTATAGAAAATGCTTATTTAGAACCTCGTGAGGCTCATGCACATGCCCATAATGGAGGACATCCAATTGTTACTTTAGATAGAGTTCCATTAAATATGCTTATAGCAATGATATTAATTGCTGCTGGTATCATTTTATTAGGTCTATTTAGTGGAAAGATTGTAATGAATATTATTGATTTTGCCATACCAGCGAATTTATAGGGGGAGGAGATGGAAACTGTACACTCTGTTGTACCACTCTTAGCCCTAATGGCCTCTTTGATTGGAGCCTTCCTTATACTGTTTACAGGTGAGAGGAACCCAAATTTGCGTGAAGTATGGACAATGATAGCTTCTATAACAAAATTTGGTTTAGTTGCCTCCATGCTTCCTCATGTACTTCAAGGTAAAGTTATTGAATACACTATTGTTGA includes:
- a CDS encoding SoxR reducing system RseC family protein, producing MEIKKERGVVVSISGEKAKIKLKRSMACEGCPGEGLCSMLSKRYMMLEAENPIGAIPGQEVIVSIQAERELKASFIIYAIPTISLFIGGFLGHYLKLWGNADASAALFSIIFLALSFLGIKEYSKKFSFRPVITKILAK
- a CDS encoding monovalent cation/H+ antiporter subunit D family protein gives rise to the protein MIEQFPALIVVTPLIMSFILFAVSWWNKRLCFPILILTLSACIVFAIGILDTVIKQGKPIHYYLGGWDPPWGIEYVIDHLNALVLVAVAVVAWLVAIYSKSAVEKELHESKLPQFYTLFLLQVTGLFGITATGDMFNLYVLLEIASFSAYAIIAMGERGADFAAFRYVIFGTIGACAYLLGVGYLYILTGSLNMADLSHLIPKLFYNKALLVGFAFFLVGVGIKMGIFPVHFWLPDAYTLAPSAVSALLAPLFTKVGAYVIIRIMFTVFDPSFSIKLYPVMDILGWIAAVGIIFACIMALAQSDLKRMFCYLIVAEMGYIVIGIASGNRLGLTGAILHIINDMFMMACLFTVAGAIMYQMGTRNIYEFRYLHRTMPITLAVFVVGALSVVGVPPACGFFSKWYLILGTIQAKKWLLLFVLLASSLINAVLFFRVIENAYLEPREAHAHAHNGGHPIVTLDRVPLNMLIAMILIAAGIILLGLFSGKIVMNIIDFAIPANL
- a CDS encoding universal stress protein → MPQKILVAIDGSEPSMKAVRYVGETLGCKDTKITLFSVLPEMPKELDDLLGPDYVSVVPHIKERLGDLEQIRLKQEEEMKKALEKAKDLLKEIGVPEKNIEIAVRRKKEGIAKDILREVESGGYDTVVVGRRGITGAFFFGSVSDKVVKYAHNCAVWVID
- a CDS encoding cation:proton antiporter subunit C yields the protein MWEVILSKYNYWIYAFMLMIGFYAMMAKNNLLKKLIGMNIFQWALIFYFISIGAKKGGTVPIIPEHGHGEHHLVVHAIDYINPLPHVLMLTAIVVGVATTGIALALLIMIYRRYGTLEEDEIIEELKK
- a CDS encoding monovalent cation/H+ antiporter complex subunit F, whose protein sequence is MESFFIGVGIYLGVLIFICFYRIAFGPTVYDRVISVSFIGTMTVVLLVLMGFIFKRIDMFVDISLMYALLNFIGTLVFAKYFVKKKGAK
- a CDS encoding DUF4040 domain-containing protein, with amino-acid sequence MIWQFDLVLLILAVLAAIAAIEVRDLFAAAVFLGVFSFIMCMVWTEMGSVDVAFTEAAVGAGVSTAFFIAAVYKTTRRTKD
- a CDS encoding RnfABCDGE type electron transport complex subunit B, which gives rise to MEVLSATIYPMLVMGGLAAIYALGLGIASKVFYVYVDPRIGQVEELLGGANCGGCGYAGCSDCAAAIVEGKAPVNACVAVGPDKWEAIAKILGKTVEAGERKVAYIMCRGDRQKAKRRFQYMGIEDCRAAALVSGGDKECQYGCLGLGTCVKNCPFGALSMGENGIPVVDRDKCTGCGTCTRVCPRGVPKLIPESQKIATVCNSHDGPPIVKKLCEVGCLGCGVCKKVCPEKAITIENNLSVVDPSKCTLCGKCIEKCPTGAIQQILPA
- a CDS encoding Na+/H+ antiporter subunit E; amino-acid sequence: MAFIVTYIILLLFWISISGHFDVWHFGWGIICCGLVAYLSNDLLFKDIRSKDKPKEVINFIFYIPWLLYQIILANIHVAKLALHPKMHELIDPHIIKFKTKLKKELAQVTFANSITLTPGTITILIKDGYFYVHGIDRAVQEELPGEMEERIARVYLEE
- a CDS encoding FAD:protein FMN transferase produces the protein MKEYLKDLNNYLDRRHFLKTLGILSISLFVPKSFSAPLEIIKFNKKLYKLEETQALMGTFVTITVLDPSRTKAEEAIAKGFNEIKRLINIFNRFSDGTVVSELNKKGIVKYIPTEMKTVIEKSFHYYNLTYGNFDITVKPLVDLFKETFASTGNPPSLKQVKDALNLIGMEKISYRDKEIKFLKTGMGITLDGIAKGYIVDRVALLMKKLKVTHALINAGGDIRAVGKKSWRIAIRDPFDHQKYVDIIELKENAIATSGNYEVYFDREKIYHHIVNPHTGYSPTKVVSVSIVAKSTIEADALSTAVSVFGPIKGKHFIEKLPNIEGLIITKNNLKLYSRGWKSYA
- the mnhG gene encoding monovalent cation/H(+) antiporter subunit G yields the protein MELIVKILLILSLFFFTTATIGFLRFPDFYSRMHATGKGDTLGILLALLGLAIYHLEHDFSWPGIVIAIKLIFIAVFWFLGGPTATHALLRSAFDTGIMPWTKDGRPVIEWPPKRGR